Within the Thermanaeromonas toyohensis ToBE genome, the region GACCGGCAACGGAGTACATAAGGGCTGCTATTCCGATAGCCTCAGGCAACCCCTGCAACAGCCAAACTACAAACGGGATTTTCATCTTCTCTTCACCTGGAATGATTTATTCGACATATACCGTAATTTTCCTTCAGTGAAGGCAACTTACCCTGCACGATTTTCTAGCCCTTATTTGCCTGAGGGAAAAGCCTGACGTAAGGATTTTCGTCTACCGCCCATCATCCCAGCAGTTTTGTATAATGGGGCCTAAAAAATATTCTAAAGCCCAAAAGCATTTTCGTAGATAATATCTTGCTGCCCCTATAATGACCCCCCTATCATGACCCAATACGCCACAGTTAGCTCGCCTTATCCCGCAGCATAATGACGCTCAAAGTGCGCAAGATTATGCGCAGGTCAGTAAGGAGGGAAGCGCTCTTGCCATACATCAGATCATACCTTAGCTTGTCCTCTGGCGGGGTGCTATACCTTCCTTCCACCTGGGCTAAGCCCGTAATGCCTGCTGGGAGATGATGCCGCAGGTGGTAGCCCGGTATCTCTTTTTTAAGCTGCTCTACAAAATAAGGCCTCTCCGGCCGTGGCCCCACAAAACTCATCTCCCCTTTAAGCACGTTCCAGAGCTGGGGAAGCTCATCAATCCGGGTAGCCCGTAAGAATCGCCCCACTCTGGTAAGCCGGGGGTCATCTGGGGTGGCTAAGGTGGGCCCTGTCTCTTCCTCCGCTCCTGGAATCATAGTCCTAAGCTTAATAAGGCGGAACACCCGTCCACCTTTACCCACCCTCTCCTGCATATAAAACACAGGCCAGTGGGGGTTTTCCAGTTTTAAAGCTAGGGCCGCCAAAAGCATTACCGGCAGCGCTGGCCCAAGCAAAAGTAACCCCATCACTATATCCAGTAACCTCTTCCACCCTAAAGCGGCCTCCTCCTGTATCCTAGGAATCCTAAAGACCGGGATGCCGTCGATCTGTTCCAGGGAAGCACCAGCGAGGAAGATATCCTCTAGATCCGGTATGAGAAAAATGGCTAGATCTTCTTCCACAGCTTTTTTAAGAATCTTAGCTCTCTCTTCCCGGGGTAAACCTGAACATAGGAGAACCCCCTTGGGCCCTGCATGTTTAAGGCTTGCAACTAGCTCGGCATAGGTACCCAGCCAAGGGATGTCGGGTTGCCCCTCCCCCCCTTTATCAAGGGTAACATCCGTTACTACTCCCGCCACCTGGAAAAGGTACGGCTCCTGGCTTTGCAAAAGCTTAGCCCGCATCAACGCCTCCTCTTTAGGCCCCACCACTAAAAGGGTAAGGGGACCTTGCCTGGCCAGGGACCAGGCCCACACAAAGCGCCGCCACAAAATAAGGAAAAACAAATGAAAAGGAGCAGCCAAGAGGAAAATAGACCGGGGAAAAGCGTAGGTCTGGAAGAGGTAAGAAGTACTTAAACCTATCGGCAAAAGAAGGGTTACTACACATACCAAGGAAGAGAAAACTTCCGCCCAGCGCCGCCTCTGGCTGGAGAACAAACCATAACTGTGAAGGAGAATAAGGGCTGCTAAAGAAAGATAGGGTGCAACCGCAAGATAGGCTTTAAAATTGGCCTCCGGTAGGCTCCCATGGAAACGGATAAGAAAGGCTGCTATGTACCCGCAATGCACACAGGCTAAATCGCCTAAAACTTTGCCCACCTTAGTCCAGCGCATCTAAGATTAGCCTCCATTTTACACCCGTTCCCTCATCCCCTTTCCTTTTTCGACATACAGGTTAATTTTTCCTCCTTTATGAGGCCCTTTTCTAGAAGAGATAGCAGTTGTAGATGGCCTCCATCTTGGCAAGGAATTAAGCGAACTACTTGGCATTAGCGGATTTCCGGTGTTAAACTTTGCACAGTGTGTTTAAGCCCTTCCTCAAGCTTTACTTCTGCCCTCCAGCCGAGCTCCTGCCAGGCTTTGCTGCAGTCTAAATATATTCTTTTTAGCTCTCCAGCGCGCGTAGGCCCATATATTGCCTCGCCTTGATAACCTATAACCTTCTTAAGTAGGTGGAAAAGCTCATTTACCGACGTACCTTTACCCGTACCTATGTTATAGGCCAGGCCATCTATACCCTTTCCTAAGGAAGGATAGGACTTTTTAGCGAGTTTTTCCATAGCCAAGAGATTTGCCTTTACCACATCCTGCACGTAGACATAGTCGCGTAACTGTTCTCCATCTCCATAGATAGTAGGAGTTTCACCTTTAAGCATCTTGTTGCCAAATATGGCCACCACTCCTGCTTCACCGTGAGGGTCCTGCCGGGGACCGTACACATTCCCATAGCGCAAGGTAATATAGGGTAGCCCGTGTACCTGAGCAAAACAGTAAAGATAGTATTCTGAAGCCAGCTTGCTAACCCCGTAAGGGGAGAGCGGCCCCTTGGGGTACCCTTCCTTTACGGGGAGTTCGGTCGGCTCTCCATACACCACCCCGCCTGAGGAAGCGAAAATAAACCCCTTCACACCATAACGCACACAGTTCTTAAGAAGGTTTAAAAGCCCTACTATGTTTACCCTGGCATCCTCATGAGGGTCAGCTACCGAACGCCTCACATCTATTTGGGCTGCGTGATGATTCACCAGCTCAGGCTTTTCCTTTCTGAAGACCTCCTCCATCTCTGGAGAGCATATATCCATAAAGTAGAAGCGCGCTGCCGGGTTAATATTTTCTTTACGGCCAGAAGTTAAATTATCCACCACTATAACCTCATGACCTTGGGTAATTAAAGCATCTACTATGTGGGAACCTATAAATCCAGCACCACCGGTGACTAAAATCCGCAAAAACTATCCTTCCTTTCTTTACCCTTTCCTGCTACCTTACATGCTTTTTCGACGTACAGGTTAATTTTTCCTTCTTAGTGGCTTCTTTAAAGCACAACTTTAGCCATCTGCCTCAAGGAACTCGAGAAAACCCTCTAGTTCCACCTGAAGACGCCGAAAAAGTTCTGGCAAACTCTCCACAAGTGGAGCTATCTTCGCTGGAGAAAGATGGAATGCATATACGTTTCTCACAACATGGCGAAACCCTCTATAGTCATCCAGTTCATCTCTTGTTGTCTTTGATATAACCGGAGGACGTATTAACTTAATCTCCGAAGCCATTTGCTGCAGCAAGGCCTGGTGCCAGTTTTCTCCCAATGGCTTGCTCTGGTCAACAGCATCGGCAATCATCTCAAAAATTTTTTCAATAGCAGTATAGAAGCTGTGCAAGTTGAGAGCTACACTATCCAGGTAGAAATCATCACCAGTCTTCTTCTTCATACTTCAATCCCTTCACTTTCGATGCCCCTGCGTATGCGCTCCGGGCACTCCATGGCGTCTACCAGGTCCACCTTAAACTCCGCGCTCAACCCGGTTACGGCTCCGACTGCCGCATAGAAACGTTCGTCTGGGATGCCCCACGCGGCGAGGTCAATATCCGATGACCGCTTGAACCTGGAACGGTCCGTAAGAGAACCAAATACAACAACTTTCCTCGCTCCAAACCGCTCCTTCAAGAGAGCCGCTGCCTCACCTGCCAGTTTCCAGGCCTTCTTATATCGCAACGTTAGATCATCATCGTCCCTGGCAAATGACAAAGGATATTTCTCCTTGTAATAATGAGCCCATTCCTCGGCCTTCATGCGTAACACCCTTCTTTTTGTTACCTGCCACTCACTTCCATTCTACCCGTCTGGCACACTCCCGGTCAAGGAATATATTCCTCACGATACGCAAGCGGATGGTCCTAGGTAGCTCATTTAAACAAGAGGTACCGACTGTAGATGGCCTCCATCTCAGTGAGGGCTTTTTCCAAGGAGTAATCTTTTATCTTCTCCCGGCCTGCTGCCCCAAAGCTTAAACGTAAACTTTCATCCCGTGCCAGCATCTCTAAATACCCTGCCAGCCCTTCCACATCCCCTAGCTCTACCAGGAAGCCCGTCCTGCCATGCTCTATTAAATCCCTGTTGCCCCTCACGTTGCTCGCCACTACAGGTTTTCCCGCGGCCATGGCTTCCATAACGGCCCGGGGAAGCCCCTCGCGGCACGAAACCAGCACAAAGATATCTGTATCTTGTAACACTTTAGGTATGTCTTGCCGGAAGCCTAAAAAATAAACTCTAGGTATCCCCAGAGTTTGCACTTTATGCTCCAGCCTCTTTCTAAGCTTTCCCTCCCCCACAAGGCACAGGTGGACCCCTGTTATCGAGGAAGCTACTTTTTCCCACGCCTTTAATAAAAATGCATGGTTTTTAACCGGGGAAAACTCCGCTATGCAGGTTATAACTATTTCCTCTTGGCTTATCCCTAGCTCCTTCCTTAAAGCGCCGGATCCCGGGGGCCCCGTATACTTTTCCAAATCTACCCCCACCCCGGGCACATAAAAAAGGTTTTTCCCCGGTTTAAAGCCCATCCTTCGGGCGACCTGGTAGTCTTCATCGTTTATCACTATAAGCCCGTCCGTTAGCGGGGCCGCCAGGCGCTCCAGGGGATAATAAAGAAGCCAGTTTTTTAAAGGCGCACCATGGTAAAAGTGAAATCCATGGGCGGTATAAAGCACTGGGCCCTGGCCTTGGGCTCTGGCCAGGTACCTCCCTAGAAAAGCGGCCACGGGGGTATGGACATGGATAAGATCAAAGCGATAAACCTCAAACAGGCGGGATAATTCCTTAAAAGCGCGCCAATTTTTAAGGCTATAGGGTGAGCGGGAAAAGGGAATATCCCAACACCTTACCCCTATAGCCTCTACCTCCTCTTTTCTTCCCTCATCAGGGGAAGCTGCTACGTGTACTTCATAGCCTTTGTTTTGCAAAAGCTGCATGAATGGTATATGAAAAGAAGCCAGGTGGGTGTAGACTGTGGCTAAGAAAAGAACCCTACCTCGAAAGCCAGGCAAGTTTATTCCCTGCTTTCTCTTATAACCTTTTAACCCCTATACAAGGGGCACTTGGTCGGGTATAGCTTACTTGAAATATTGCTTCCAGTCCTTATAAGTCTTTTCGTTACGCCTGCTAACCGCGCCTATAAGAACTAGTTTTTCAGCGTCAAATATTTGGTAAAGGATGCGGATATCCCCGACTCGCAGCCTGTAATAATTCTTTTCCAAGCAGATGCATCCCGGCGGCCGAGGGTTTTCAGCCAATTCCTCTAAGGCACATCGGACCCTCTCACGTTCCTTGGGAGAGAGCCTTGCGTAGTCGTGGCGGAAGCGGTTAACATTCTTGGGCTTAACGCTATACATCCTTCTGCTCTTCGATTTCCCGCATTATCTCAAACACGTCTTTATCTTCAGGGTTGTCGGTGGGCTGCTCGAAGATCTCGCGGGCCAGCTTCATATCCTGCACGAGTTCATAAGCTTCTAGCAGTTCTCTATAAGCCTCTGTGCTGAGCAGCACCCCCTCCACTTCGTTGTTTTTAAGTATCAACAGGGGCTTCTCCTTGCACTTGGCCAGGTATTTCCCCGGCGACCTGGACAGCGCGGTTGCGCTTACCAGGCTATCGAGGTCGAATTGCAGCATGGGTTGCACCTCCTTTTAGGTTTATCATACGCAAAATAATACGTAAAATCAATGCAATATCCTGCTAAGCTATCCCCACTCTTTAGCCTGCCGCATCTGAAACAAGCGCGGCTCCTCGTTTCCTAGCTGCCGCGCCCGCATCAAAGCCTCGCTTGAGGCCCTACAACCAGAAGGGTAAGGGGACCCTGCTTTGCCAAGGGCCACGTCCACACAAGCCATCCCTCGCTCGGGCCTAGGTATCAAATATCACTGTTTACAAGTCCTAGCTTCGCTAGAAAGAAGACCGACACTCAATGAAACTCCTCCAAATACTTCACGTATTTTTTCTTACCTGCGATGGCGCTGACAAGCTTTTCATCAGCCGTCCAATACTCGCACTCCTCACCCGTCTTCTCCGCCACCACTTCCGCAACAGCCAGGAAAGCCGCATCATACAGCGTGGGTAGGTCGAGTTCGCAGCTTAACTTCCATGCTCGTTCGCCAATCTCTTCGTCGTTCACGTACTCCACGCCCGGGAACTGCCGAAATTCCATCCAAAGGCCGTCTGCTTCCTCTAAAGATAGCTCGTCCCGCCTGTATTTTTTCCGCAGTACACTTCCCACCTCGGCCCATGCAAACGCAGGAAGAACCACAAGTGCATCTTCTCTGATTATCCTATCTATAAGCAAAGTAGCTTTATCACTTCCCTGTTCTTCAATAAGGAACTTGATGACCACGGAAGTATCCAGGCACATATACTTACTCATTTCGCCCCTGCCCTTCTCTTAACCTGCGGAGAAGCAAAACAGAATCTTCCTGTCTAGTAGCCTTACCAGCCATCTTGGTCCTCAGCGAGAGTACTCTGTCGTAAATCTCCCGTCTCCTTTCTCTAAGCGAAACACGCCCGTCCGCATGCCACAGCTTTTCAAAAGTTTCGGGATCGACCAAGTAAGCCACCGGTCTGGAACGCTGGAGGACAACGATAGGTTCCCTGGTCTTGGCCAGTTCAGAAAGAACTTCCCGGATGCCGGTTCTTATCTCAGTTACGTTTACCATCCGCACGGTCATCAACTCCCAATCGTAATGTTAATGATACGTTTAATGATACAGTTTGTTATAATTTTAACATATCAGTTTTCTAGCGTCAAATATTCCCACTCAAACGCTCCTACAGCAGGAAACTTAAGAAGCGCCTCCTGCATAATCGCACAAATCTCCTTTAGCCCCCCTATTGTCTTAGCCTCGCATCTGGCTACCAGGACCGGCTGGGTATTGGAGGCCCGCACCAGGCCCCAGCCACTAGGGAATATAACCCTTGCGCCATCCACATCTATAACCTCGTAGTCCCTTTCTTTAAAATGCTTAACTATCCCCGCCACAACTTCTGCTTTTTGCTCATCCGGGCAGGGTATGCGGGTCTCGGGGGTGGCGTAATACTTGGGCACATCTTCCAAGAGGCAAGATAAGGGCCTTTCTTCCCGCGATAGAAGTCGAAGGAGCCTCGCTGCCGCATAAAGGGCGTCATCGTACCCGTAATACTCATCAGCAAAGAAGAAATGACCGGACATTTCACCGGTGAAGAGGGCGCCTATCTCCCGCATCTTGGCCTTGATTAAGGAGTGGCCGGTTTTATAGAAAAAGGGCCGGCCTCCTAACCTTTCTATCTCTTCTACCAGTGCTTGCGAGCATTTGACTTCTACAATAGCCGGAGCCCCGGGATGACGGGGCAGTATCTCCCGCCAGAAAAGGATCTGCAGCATATCTCCCCAGAGGATGTTTCCTTTCTCATCTATTACCCCCAGCCGGTCGCCGTCCCCGTCCAGGGCCAGGCCTACGTCGGCCCTCTCGGCAAGGACCACCTCTTTTAAATCTTTTAGGTTGGCGGGGATGGTGGGGTCGGGATGGTGGTGGGGGTAGGTGCTGTCAGGCTCGCAGTATAGGGGTATCACCTCGCAGCCCAGGGCTTTAAGGAGCTCTACCGCCAGGGGCCCGGCTACTCCGTTGCCTGCATCCACTGCTACCTTAAGGGGCCTAGCCAGCTTTATCCTCTCTTTTATAGAGCTTATGTAGGCTTCCCTGGGGTCTTTCTCCTCTAGATAGCCTTCTCCCCCCACAAATTCTTTTTGTTCCAGGAGGCGGCGTATTTTTTGGATTTCCTCTCCATGTATGGTTGTTCCCCCGGAGGATATTTTAAACCCGTTATCTTCCGGAGGGTTATGGCTGGCGGTGATCATGACCCCGGCTGTCAAGCCGTAATAGTGATGGGAAAAATAAAAGACAGGGGTGGGGTTCTCCCCTATATCCACCACCCGGCAGCCACCGGCTATAAGACCTTCTATTAAGCTTTGGCGGAGAAGGGGGGAGTGCTTCCGGTTGTCCCGGGCTACTATTACCTCCTTTTCTCCCCGGCTTTTAAAGTAAGTGGCCAGCGCCCGGCCCAAAAGTTTTACTTCTTCTGGGGGAAAGTCTACCTCAGCCTTGCCCCTTATATCATAAGCGCGGAAAACTAAAGGATTCATCTTTTTTCTACCCTACCCTTCCGTATTCATCTTGCAGCCGCACTACGTCATCTAGTTCGGGTGTGGATACCTCTAGGAAAGTAATATCGGTAATGGCCGAAACTCTATGTATAGTGCCCGGTAAAATATCTACAATTAATCCGGGGTAAATGGACATCTTCTCTTCCCCTAGTTCTAAAATACCCTCACCAGAGAGGAACATCATGGTTTCTTGCTTCAGGCGGTGGTACTGACGGCTTAAAGAATGCCCTCCCCGGACGTATATCACCTTGCCTACATATTTTTCAGTGACGCTCCACCATACCTCCCGCCCCCAGGGTTTTTCTTGTATATGGCAATGGGGGAAAGCTCCGCCTCTCAAGAAGGCCAGCCCGAAAGCCTGGGGCCTGCCCCCTTCCCCGCTGCTTGCGGTTTTGGAGGTTAAATACTGTTCTAGACCCCGGCGTTTAAGCTCTAAAATAACTTCTTTAAGCTGGGGGGCGCGGGATTTATCGGCTACCAGTAACACATCTTCGGTGTCAATGATGAGGGTGTTTTTTACCCCGAAGGCGACAACTAGTTTGTCTTCTTTCTGGGCCCGTATGACGCTACCTTCGGTGTCCATAAGCACAGCCTGGGCTTGCAAGAGGTTGCCTTGCCCGTCAAGCTCGCACACCCTTTCCAGGGCCGTCCAGGTCCCCAGGTCGTCCCAGGCAAAATCCCCGGGGATCACCAAAACTCTATCTGCCTTCTCCATCACGCCGTAATCGATGGATATGCGGGGGAGCCCAGGGAACTCTTGGGCCAGTATCTCGGCTTCCCTCTCGCTTCCCAGGTGAGCTTCTATACGCTTTAAACCCTGGAAAAGCTCGGGCAGGTAGCGCTCGATGGCTTTAAGTATCACCTTTACCTTCCAGATAAACATCCCGCTGTTCCACAGGTATTGATTGGTGCTTAAAAAGAGAAGGGCTCTTTCGAGGTTCGGCTTTTCGGTGAATTCCTTTGCCCAGAACACAGGCTTGCCCCATTCTCCCGGGTAGGGCTCGCCCAGGCGGATATAGCCGTAACCTGTCTCCGGCCTGGTGGGGCGGATGCCTACAGTGATTAAAAAGTCTGTGCTACCGGCCAGCTCTTTGGCCACGTGCAGGGTATCGGCGAAACGATCTTCATCGGGTATAAAGTGGTCTGCTGGCAGCACTATCATGACCTGCTCGGAGTCCTTATGGGCAAGGTAGAGGGCCGCCAGGCCAATGCAAGGCGCTGTATCCCGGCCCACAGGCTCTAGGATAATGTTTTTGGGATTTATCTCGGGTACCTGCTGCCTTACGGCATCTACCAGTTCCTCGCTGGTAACTATGTACAGCTCTTCCCAAGGTACCAGCCTTAGCGCCCGCCGAACTGCTTGCTGCAGGAGGGTACCTTCCCCCACTACTTGTAGGAACTGCTTGGGGTAGTCAGTACGGCTGTAAGGCCAGAACCTCTCCCCCCGGCCACCGGCCATGATCACTACTGAGGCTTTGTGCAAAGGAGATCCTCCCCTTTAGACTTTAGGCTTAATTTAAGTCTATCTATTAAGAAAATATCGGCGTAAACTTTACTACTCTGCCTGTTACTACAAAAATAAAGCCCGCCCTGATAGGCAAAAGAAAGGGCTAGCCCCTGGGTTTTGAGTACTCCCAAGGGGGCCAGGGCCAGCCAAAAGGCTGTCTGCATTGCACCCAGAGCGTCTGGCGAGGAAGGCACGAGCAGCCCAGGTTTTGACGTCTGCAACGATCAAAATCTTTTAAAACTGTGAAGTATCTTGCCCAGGTCGACGCGACCAAGATATAGCAGGTAAAACCTTCCCCTAATGTCTGGAGAGATTCCCGCTTCGACCTTTTTTAAGCATTTTTACTCCGACGAGTATTGATAAACCCTTGCACACTACGACGCAAATTCCTACATACAAGGTTTTTCCCCCTCAGTCAGAACTGAGAACAAGGTCCTTCGCCTTGACGCAAGAGTGGTAGACTCGTTCCGCTACAATATCCCAATTCCACTCCTCCATTGCTTTTTGGTAGCCTGCCGTGCCCATCTCACGTGCGAGCGCCTCATCTTCGAGCAACCTTATGCAAGCTTCGGCCAGGGCATCCGGTTCAGAAGGTGGCACGAGGTATCCAGTGTTCCCGTGAATAACCTGCTCTCCGAGACCCCCTGTCTTGGTAGCGACGACGGGGAGGCCAAAAGAATACGCTATAGGGATAACACCAGATTGGGTAGCTTCCTTATAAGGAAGCACTACTAGACTCGCTCGCTCAAAAAAGCCAGCAACCTCCTCCTCTGCAATCCACCTGTTTACTACTTCTATGTTGTTCAAACCTTCCAGGAGTTGCGCGTAGGGCTTTAATTCGCCGCTTCCCGCTATAATCAACCTTGCCTCCGGCACCTTTTCTTTTATTTTAGGAAAAGCCCGCAGGAGTACATCCAGCCCTTTATACGGAATAATACGCCCGAAAAATAAGATTGTTTTTTCCCTAGAAGAGGGCTTGACCCCCTTTTTCCACCGCAAGTAATAAGAAAACACACCATGATGGATAATATCTATCTTGTTGCGCGGTATCCCCTTACCTACTAGATTATTCTCAAATACCCTACTCAAGATTATTAGTCGCGTGGCCTGGCGAATACTCGCAATTTGCACAAGTCGTCTGAAAAGGTCCCTTTCCCCAAGGTGCAAAACCGGGTCATGGAGTGTAACAACCTTTGGGATGCGAGGGAAAAAACTGTTAATTAAAGGTGTCCACAAATGGATCATTGGGTAGTAAAGGACTTCCGGCTTCAGTTGCTTAATTTTTAAGGCTATCCTCCACCAGCGGTAGAAAAATAAAGTAGAAAGGAAGAACTCTCCCATATTCCTGTACGTTGGGACGGTAATAACCTTAATCCCTGACTCTTCCCATGCATTTAGATTTTCTACCTGCTCTGAAATGAAGGCAGTTAAATCACACTTCTTGGCAAGGACTCTTGCTACCTCGAGGCTGTATACTGCACCTCCGCCAAGCCTGCCTAGGTAGATTAGCGCAACTCTCACGGCTCGTTTACCTCATCTCTCAACCAACGTATAAAAGAGATTAAGATGGTCAGTAGCAGTTTTTTCCCAATTAAAGAAGGCGGCTCTTTCCTTCCCTTTTTTGACCAGCTTGCTTCTTAAATCAGCTTGTTCTATAAGCAAGGTCATCTTTGAGGCTATCTCCTCCACATCTAAAGGATCCGCATAGAGGGCAGCATCGGAAAGTATCTCCCTGAATACCGGTATATCTGAGACCAGCACAGGTATCCCACAAGCCATCGCTTCGAGCGGCGGGAGGCCAAATCCCTCGTACAGTGACATGTAGACAAAAAAGGAAGCTAAATTGTAATAATACGGCAAGTCCTGGGCAGAAACGTACCCAATGTATAGCACGTTTTCTGTAGAAGCGATAGCCTCCATTACCTCACGGTTTTTCCAACCCTTAAAGCCAACCAATACAAGTTTATACTCTCGTTTTATATGGGGAGGAAGAAGTGAGTACGCTTTTATCACTTTTAACAGGTTCTTCCTGGGTTCTATATTGCCGACGTAAAGAATAAAGTTTGACGGTAGTCTATTTAAATATGCCCAATCCATAAGCATATCTCTGGGATATTCTCTAAAACGGTTATGGTCAACCCCGTTGTAAATGCTTACAACCCTATCCTCAGGTAAATTAAGGGTATTGCACACCTCTTCTTTCACTGTTCTGGAACCGGTAATTACCCTGTCCGCATATCCGAGTTTTTTTATGAATACTTCTTTAAACTGAAGCACACCCTCAACAAACCACTCGGGATGGAGGTAAAAAGATAGGTCATGAACTGTTACAACTTTTTTTTTCGCAGGCAGGTCTAAAAGTATAAAATTAGGTTCAAAGTATACATCTATACCTTGGTATACGTCTAAAGGACGCCCCAATGCTTTTTTTATCGTTTTGAGCAGGTTCCAGCTCCGTCTGGCCACCTGTTCGACAAAAGGGATGGTGGAGAGACAGCTTTTTGCTACTTCTTTGAGCCGGTAAAACTGCTGTAATGGCTTTGACGTTTCGTAGGTTATAAGCCTGCGACTCACCCTGCCATTGTAAAAATAAAGATACTCATTTTCGGGAGCCAGGAGGTTAAATTGCTCTGCTAAATTTAAGATGTAATTTCCTATCCCTGTTAAAGGGTGCAATAGAGGGGTCGTGTTTAGGAGGAGCTTTAGGCTCATTGAATAATACCTCCGGCAATTTTTATACCATACCATTTAAACTTGCTTTCCCTGGCCAAAATTGTATAATCAGCGAAACGGCGCCAGGATATCTTGCTTGGAAGAAACT harbors:
- a CDS encoding type II toxin-antitoxin system RelE family toxin yields the protein MYSVKPKNVNRFRHDYARLSPKERERVRCALEELAENPRPPGCICLEKNYYRLRVGDIRILYQIFDAEKLVLIGAVSRRNEKTYKDWKQYFK
- a CDS encoding glycosyltransferase family 4 protein, whose amino-acid sequence is MPGFRGRVLFLATVYTHLASFHIPFMQLLQNKGYEVHVAASPDEGRKEEVEAIGVRCWDIPFSRSPYSLKNWRAFKELSRLFEVYRFDLIHVHTPVAAFLGRYLARAQGQGPVLYTAHGFHFYHGAPLKNWLLYYPLERLAAPLTDGLIVINDEDYQVARRMGFKPGKNLFYVPGVGVDLEKYTGPPGSGALRKELGISQEEIVITCIAEFSPVKNHAFLLKAWEKVASSITGVHLCLVGEGKLRKRLEHKVQTLGIPRVYFLGFRQDIPKVLQDTDIFVLVSCREGLPRAVMEAMAAGKPVVASNVRGNRDLIEHGRTGFLVELGDVEGLAGYLEMLARDESLRLSFGAAGREKIKDYSLEKALTEMEAIYSRYLLFK
- a CDS encoding phosphomannomutase/phosphoglucomutase, yielding MNPLVFRAYDIRGKAEVDFPPEEVKLLGRALATYFKSRGEKEVIVARDNRKHSPLLRQSLIEGLIAGGCRVVDIGENPTPVFYFSHHYYGLTAGVMITASHNPPEDNGFKISSGGTTIHGEEIQKIRRLLEQKEFVGGEGYLEEKDPREAYISSIKERIKLARPLKVAVDAGNGVAGPLAVELLKALGCEVIPLYCEPDSTYPHHHPDPTIPANLKDLKEVVLAERADVGLALDGDGDRLGVIDEKGNILWGDMLQILFWREILPRHPGAPAIVEVKCSQALVEEIERLGGRPFFYKTGHSLIKAKMREIGALFTGEMSGHFFFADEYYGYDDALYAAARLLRLLSREERPLSCLLEDVPKYYATPETRIPCPDEQKAEVVAGIVKHFKERDYEVIDVDGARVIFPSGWGLVRASNTQPVLVARCEAKTIGGLKEICAIMQEALLKFPAVGAFEWEYLTLEN
- a CDS encoding mannose-1-phosphate guanylyltransferase, translating into MHKASVVIMAGGRGERFWPYSRTDYPKQFLQVVGEGTLLQQAVRRALRLVPWEELYIVTSEELVDAVRQQVPEINPKNIILEPVGRDTAPCIGLAALYLAHKDSEQVMIVLPADHFIPDEDRFADTLHVAKELAGSTDFLITVGIRPTRPETGYGYIRLGEPYPGEWGKPVFWAKEFTEKPNLERALLFLSTNQYLWNSGMFIWKVKVILKAIERYLPELFQGLKRIEAHLGSEREAEILAQEFPGLPRISIDYGVMEKADRVLVIPGDFAWDDLGTWTALERVCELDGQGNLLQAQAVLMDTEGSVIRAQKEDKLVVAFGVKNTLIIDTEDVLLVADKSRAPQLKEVILELKRRGLEQYLTSKTASSGEGGRPQAFGLAFLRGGAFPHCHIQEKPWGREVWWSVTEKYVGKVIYVRGGHSLSRQYHRLKQETMMFLSGEGILELGEEKMSIYPGLIVDILPGTIHRVSAITDITFLEVSTPELDDVVRLQDEYGRVG
- a CDS encoding nucleotidyltransferase family protein yields the protein MKAEEWAHYYKEKYPLSFARDDDDLTLRYKKAWKLAGEAAALLKERFGARKVVVFGSLTDRSRFKRSSDIDLAAWGIPDERFYAAVGAVTGLSAEFKVDLVDAMECPERIRRGIESEGIEV
- a CDS encoding type II toxin-antitoxin system Phd/YefM family antitoxin → MLQFDLDSLVSATALSRSPGKYLAKCKEKPLLILKNNEVEGVLLSTEAYRELLEAYELVQDMKLAREIFEQPTDNPEDKDVFEIMREIEEQKDV
- a CDS encoding NAD-dependent epimerase/dehydratase family protein, coding for MRILVTGGAGFIGSHIVDALITQGHEVIVVDNLTSGRKENINPAARFYFMDICSPEMEEVFRKEKPELVNHHAAQIDVRRSVADPHEDARVNIVGLLNLLKNCVRYGVKGFIFASSGGVVYGEPTELPVKEGYPKGPLSPYGVSKLASEYYLYCFAQVHGLPYITLRYGNVYGPRQDPHGEAGVVAIFGNKMLKGETPTIYGDGEQLRDYVYVQDVVKANLLAMEKLAKKSYPSLGKGIDGLAYNIGTGKGTSVNELFHLLKKVIGYQGEAIYGPTRAGELKRIYLDCSKAWQELGWRAEVKLEEGLKHTVQSLTPEIR
- a CDS encoding sugar transferase, with translation MRWTKVGKVLGDLACVHCGYIAAFLIRFHGSLPEANFKAYLAVAPYLSLAALILLHSYGLFSSQRRRWAEVFSSLVCVVTLLLPIGLSTSYLFQTYAFPRSIFLLAAPFHLFFLILWRRFVWAWSLARQGPLTLLVVGPKEEALMRAKLLQSQEPYLFQVAGVVTDVTLDKGGEGQPDIPWLGTYAELVASLKHAGPKGVLLCSGLPREERAKILKKAVEEDLAIFLIPDLEDIFLAGASLEQIDGIPVFRIPRIQEEAALGWKRLLDIVMGLLLLGPALPVMLLAALALKLENPHWPVFYMQERVGKGGRVFRLIKLRTMIPGAEEETGPTLATPDDPRLTRVGRFLRATRIDELPQLWNVLKGEMSFVGPRPERPYFVEQLKKEIPGYHLRHHLPAGITGLAQVEGRYSTPPEDKLRYDLMYGKSASLLTDLRIILRTLSVIMLRDKAS
- a CDS encoding type II toxin-antitoxin system VapC family toxin, which encodes MSKYMCLDTSVVIKFLIEEQGSDKATLLIDRIIREDALVVLPAFAWAEVGSVLRKKYRRDELSLEEADGLWMEFRQFPGVEYVNDEEIGERAWKLSCELDLPTLYDAAFLAVAEVVAEKTGEECEYWTADEKLVSAIAGKKKYVKYLEEFH
- a CDS encoding type II toxin-antitoxin system Phd/YefM family antitoxin, producing MVNVTEIRTGIREVLSELAKTREPIVVLQRSRPVAYLVDPETFEKLWHADGRVSLRERRREIYDRVLSLRTKMAGKATRQEDSVLLLRRLREGQGRNE